The stretch of DNA AAAATCTTTACCAGTTTCTCCGTCTGAGCACGCTGCTGTCGGGCCATCTTGGCTCCACTGTTTTTGCCCTTCTAAAACTGCGGCAGTGCAAAAGTCGATCCAAGGTGTGGTGTCTGTGCGTGGCACTCAGCAtaacatcttcaaaaatcaaagaaattttAATATATCATCTATAATACGTAATAATAATGCCATAATAACCAAACTTTCGGCATTCTGATCCTTATCCTTTCCCCATCAGTACCAAAGACCAAACGGCCCCCTCGTACCTCCAGGGGGGAGACCAACAAAGTCGAGAAAGTAGTGAATATATCTCTGAACAggtacaagaaaaaaaaaaagaccCTTTTATGATATTTGATAATCTATCGCCCCTCTTAACGTAAGCAGAGGAACCACACGGCATCTTACCGTTCCACCCGATTTAAACGAGTCTTAGAAGTACACTAGCCGGCGGGGGGTATTTTATTACAGATGTCGCAATCCGCGTCCGAGAAGAGACCGGGGAAAGTTTGGTACAACAGGCATATCTCTTTCGATGATTTGGCCCCGAGTCTAatcgacgacgagatcaaGCTAATCAAGGAAAACAATAGACATGTGGGCTTCAATAACAAGTACATTCACGTTCCACCGCAGTACAACCCACTGTACAATggtggtggcggtggcaGTGGTGGCGGTGACGGGACAAAACCAAGGCGGTCTTCCGGTTCCGCTGGTGAATCTGTCGGGACAGGACGTAATGCGTCCGCTCGGAACTATCTGCTGGCGAACACTCAATTGATGACCGCAGCGGGACGGTCTAGGAGTGCGTCCCCCTTTGCAAGGAGGGGCAAGCCCGTCAATGTCAGGGCGCCGACTCCGAGGTTGCCTCCCCCTCGGGGTCCGCCAGTGATAAAGAAAACAGGCAGAGCGATCGATGAGCAGGACGCAATTGCGGACGTGGACATATCCAACATGGATGACGACTTGGAGAGACGTATAAATCATGACACGAAGGAGAACACGCAGTCGAATTCGGGTTCTAAATATGGGTACACGCAGTCGCTCTTCTCGAACTTAAACGAGGTGGAAGATAGAGCAGAGAACAAGAAGCGTGGAGAATTGGTCTCTGGGGTTGCAACTGCTCAAGTGACTCCTGATAAATCCCGGAGGAAATCCTTTGCAAACATGACCAACGAGGAGCTGGCCGCCCTGGAGGACTACTACACTTCAAAGGGGAGATCGTCCGCGACTAAAATGGAAAACTTCGACTTCTCGGAACAAAATACAATATTGTACGACTCACCAACGCAGAACAGTAGTGCCATGGCTCTGGAGCTCTCGGATAAGCTGGCCCCCACGTACCCGTCAAGTCCATCGGTAACGCACAGGGCAATCTCGCTGACGATCCAAAATTATAAATTTACTGAGTACGTCACTGGAATACAAAAGAGAATACCCATCAAGGACCAAAAGGAGCGAAGGTCCTCCCTGCGGGTGGTGAACTGTTACATAAGTGGTAGAAGGTACACCTGGTCGTCTGTAGACTGGTATGTCGAAAACCTGGCGAAAGACGGGGACCATTTGATTATAATGACGTCGATCCCCAACTTCGAGGACAAAATTGACTCGATAGTCTACAAGGAGAAAAggcaaaagaagaaagcgGATaactacaagaaaatgatggGTGAGACCACCGCCAACAACATTATCAGCACGAAACCAGACGAACAAAGAGTACTGTCCAAGGGTATCCGTTTGCAAGCGATCCACGAGGAGTCCAAAACGGCAGCAAAATCCATCCTTGAATACTATGCGGCAAGATTGGAGGATAAAATTGTCAAAGTCACCGTGGAGCTGGTGAAAGAGGATTCGACAAAGAATGCCATCACTCAGGTCGCAGCTTTATATAAACCGCATTTGCAGGTCATCAGTACCGTCAGTACAAACGTCCAAATCAAGTTCAGAAACGGTAACGTGAAATTACCGTTCTTCATTACGAAACACTATCCGATGCCGGAGTTCATTGTACCCTTCGAGTTCATCGACCCTCGGAAATTAGTCAAAGATGACATGGCTGTTTTCCAGCCGGTCAACAAAGACAACAGACTAGAATGGCTGGACACTGTGATCAAGGACACTTTGGAGAACCCATTCATAAAACAGCACCACTATGAACAGCGAGCCATGGAATCCGACGACGAGTCTCCGAACGGTTCGAGGGAATCGGTCGCTTCCGTCAACGAATACTTCCCTATCTCTCCAGAGACTCAAAAGAAGATCCAGCTGTTTGAAGAGATAGGGTACGTGATCCCGAAGACATCTAGAGATATCCTGATGGAAGATCTAAATTTCATGTTCGACAAGGACGGGAAACGGTTGACCCCTACGTCTACGTCACGGAGACTATCTAGAGTTCAGATCGGCGCCGAGAACAGCATCTACAAGGTCAAGTCGATGATCGACGACAGCGCGAGCCTCGATTCTAACTTGAGGAAGACCAAGTCAGTCACAGTGGGGCACCAATCACACAAGTTTCATAACTCGCTTTCTGCGACAACCTCGAACAGGACAAAGATCTCAAGTGCCCCGCTGTCAAAGGCCAAAAGTTTGGATGTAGCGACGCACCACTCCTCGTCTAGGGGATCAGGGCGTCGTTTGCCTCTGTCGCCCACCTCCAGTAAGAGTCGTGTGAAGACGACCACTAAAAAGTCCGcagaaaagaaatcaaaGGACAAgcccaagaagaagaaaactgGGCTGGGGTCTATGTTCAACAAGCTATTCAAGTAACCTGCCATACCTCCTACTATTGCACTGTTGgtactgtttcttcttgaagagggTGCACGCACGGCTGTATCAACTATGTCGTACATTTGGGACCCCGTAATCAGGGGACTCGCTGATATAACGTGACATGACATCCCCTCTCCGGATCTCTCGCAGCCTTGCTTGGAAGGGCTGGCAGTGGTTATGTTACGATGTGATATAAAAAAGGTGCGTACCCCTCCCATCGCGGTGGCATACTTTGTTTTACGTCTGCCCATCTCCTTGTTGGAAGAAAGGTGAAGCAAGAGATTCAGCGAAGATTACAATGAGACTCGATTCTAAAGTTTATTCGGAAGCACAGATGGCAGCGCGGATGCCTCGGTTCAAGTACCTGATGGTTGGGCTCGTCTGCGGTGCCGTCGTGCCCACAATGTACGCCCGGCATTATAACTTACCGCATTTTGATTTCCAGACGATGAAAGAAGAGATGAAAGTGCTCCCCAGGCAGGAGCAGAATGTGCCGCAGGTAACGCATATCCGGCATGGGCTGGCACCCATCGAGGATGAGGATGCGGACACATACCTATTAATGTCGTCCATCATGTAAAATGGCATACAGCAAAGAGGTGAAGAAAAGTCCACGGATGTTTCACCCTTCACCTCTCCCTCCTCTTCCCCCACACACACATGCATCACACTTGCACATGGATATATCCCATTTATGCTCAACACATCGTCCgtatacatatatatatatgaatGTATGAGTGTATGTAACGTACACTCTCATAGTGATATTGTTATTCGTCTTTTATAATTTGTCAAGTTGTGAACCGGTGACGGAGAGTCAAGATATCAGGACCTGTGCAGCGACGAGCGATGCAGGCGGTACTTTTACGGTAAACCGCAACCAGAGGATGGGCAAGTAGGATCTGAGGGTGCGCGGGAAATGGGTGTTTC from Huiozyma naganishii CBS 8797 chromosome 1, complete genome encodes:
- the KNAG0A01510 gene encoding uncharacterized protein (similar to Saccharomyces cerevisiae YGR237C; ancestral locus Anc_5.90), encoding MSQSASEKRPGKVWYNRHISFDDLAPSLIDDEIKLIKENNRHVGFNNKYIHVPPQYNPLYNGGGGGSGGGDGTKPRRSSGSAGESVGTGRNASARNYLLANTQLMTAAGRSRSASPFARRGKPVNVRAPTPRLPPPRGPPVIKKTGRAIDEQDAIADVDISNMDDDLERRINHDTKENTQSNSGSKYGYTQSLFSNLNEVEDRAENKKRGELVSGVATAQVTPDKSRRKSFANMTNEELAALEDYYTSKGRSSATKMENFDFSEQNTILYDSPTQNSSAMALELSDKLAPTYPSSPSVTHRAISLTIQNYKFTEYVTGIQKRIPIKDQKERRSSLRVVNCYISGRRYTWSSVDWYVENLAKDGDHLIIMTSIPNFEDKIDSIVYKEKRQKKKADNYKKMMGETTANNIISTKPDEQRVLSKGIRLQAIHEESKTAAKSILEYYAARLEDKIVKVTVELVKEDSTKNAITQVAALYKPHLQVISTVSTNVQIKFRNGNVKLPFFITKHYPMPEFIVPFEFIDPRKLVKDDMAVFQPVNKDNRLEWLDTVIKDTLENPFIKQHHYEQRAMESDDESPNGSRESVASVNEYFPISPETQKKIQLFEEIGYVIPKTSRDILMEDLNFMFDKDGKRLTPTSTSRRLSRVQIGAENSIYKVKSMIDDSASLDSNLRKTKSVTVGHQSHKFHNSLSATTSNRTKISSAPLSKAKSLDVATHHSSSRGSGRRLPLSPTSSKSRVKTTTKKSAEKKSKDKPKKKKTGLGSMFNKLFK
- the SPG1 gene encoding Spg1p (similar to Saccharomyces cerevisiae SPG1 (YGR236C); ancestral locus Anc_5.91); its protein translation is MRLDSKVYSEAQMAARMPRFKYLMVGLVCGAVVPTMYARHYNLPHFDFQTMKEEMKVLPRQEQNVPQVTHIRHGLAPIEDEDADTYLLMSSIM